A section of the Citrobacter farmeri genome encodes:
- a CDS encoding multidrug efflux RND transporter permease subunit: MLARFFVIRPVFSAVMAISIMAAGTLALFLLPVEQYPDIAPPGVNITANYPGASAQTVEDSITQVLEQQIKGIDGLLYFSSSSSSAGQARISLSFNQGVNPDMAQVQVQNAVNQAITRLPPEVQQQGITVTKSQGDSLMVVALYDETRQLSSLDINDFLISTLQDPLSRVDGVGETTVFGAQYAMRIWLDPYKLTSYGLMPSDIRAAIEAQNAQVTGGEIGSLPAVEGQYLNATVMAQSRLETVKQFENIVVRINGDGSVIYLRDVARIELGAENYQNQTTLNGYPAAGISIQLASGANALATAEKVRAEVERLSIQFPQGVISAYPRDSTPFVTVSIEGVVWTLIEAIILVIVVMYLFLQNWRATFIPAITVPVVLLGTFGILSVLGYNINTLTLFAMVLAIGLLVDDAIVVVENVERVMAEEDMTPKEATLYSMREITSALMGIALVLAAVFIPMAFFGGSVGIIYRQFTITIAAAMMLSALVALTLTPTLCAHLLKKEQPKKGAFFICFNQGVEKSQQNYLATLRRIVSRPLRSCIIATLLVLFMVWEYQRLPTGFLPDEDQGAVMIQFALPTGSPLSMTQRVGDSITDYFLTQEKDNLSVIFMVTGRNNAGSGQNVGMAFAELKHWDRRSGEQNSARAIISRANQYFKTVPLASINAMSPPTVRGLGQSSGFEMWLQDQSASGYEALLQAQQALLRKASASEHLTAVRINSLEEKALLQVEIDPLKAGAQGVVHADINETLSAALGGVYINDFIDRGRVKRVYMQGDAEWRANPENLAAWFVKGASGNMASIASFASFRWTTGPQMLQRFNGLPAVQFQGNAAAGTSSGHAMDVMAEKVEEMPGLGLQWSGLSYQEKASSAQTLWMYMASLIFIFLCLAALYESWSIPLAVMLIIPLGILGAVTASMLVGFNNDIYFQVGVLTTMGLSAKNAILIVEFAQSRIAEGLDITQAGYEGARLRLRPIIMTSLAFVAGVIPLVLSTGAGAASRIEIGTAVIGGMLSGTVLTLLFVPLFFILIRQGLRYLKK, from the coding sequence ATGCTGGCGCGTTTTTTTGTTATCCGACCTGTTTTTTCCGCAGTGATGGCTATCTCAATCATGGCCGCAGGAACGCTTGCGCTATTTCTGTTACCCGTTGAGCAGTATCCCGATATTGCTCCTCCGGGCGTGAATATCACAGCGAACTACCCTGGGGCATCTGCACAGACCGTTGAGGACAGCATCACCCAGGTTCTGGAACAACAGATTAAAGGGATTGACGGGCTGCTCTATTTCTCATCAAGCAGCAGTTCCGCTGGCCAGGCCCGAATCAGTCTCAGCTTTAATCAGGGGGTAAACCCCGATATGGCACAGGTCCAGGTACAAAACGCGGTCAACCAGGCGATAACACGCCTGCCGCCGGAAGTGCAGCAGCAAGGAATTACCGTGACCAAATCGCAGGGGGATAGCCTGATGGTGGTCGCGCTTTATGATGAAACCCGGCAGCTAAGCAGTCTGGATATTAACGATTTTCTCATTAGCACATTGCAGGATCCCCTCAGTCGGGTTGATGGCGTTGGCGAAACCACCGTTTTTGGCGCGCAATATGCGATGCGCATCTGGTTGGATCCATACAAGCTCACCAGTTATGGGTTGATGCCATCTGATATTCGGGCTGCTATTGAAGCTCAGAACGCCCAGGTCACCGGGGGCGAGATAGGCTCACTGCCTGCAGTAGAGGGGCAATATCTCAATGCAACGGTGATGGCGCAGTCGCGACTTGAAACGGTCAAACAATTTGAAAACATTGTCGTTCGTATTAATGGTGATGGTTCTGTCATCTATTTACGTGATGTTGCCCGCATAGAGTTGGGGGCAGAAAATTATCAGAACCAGACGACTCTCAACGGCTATCCGGCCGCCGGGATTTCCATTCAGTTAGCTTCAGGGGCGAATGCCCTGGCGACAGCGGAAAAGGTTCGCGCTGAAGTTGAGCGCCTCAGTATACAGTTTCCGCAAGGGGTGATCAGCGCTTACCCGCGTGACAGTACGCCGTTCGTGACCGTTTCCATTGAAGGCGTGGTATGGACGTTAATTGAAGCGATCATTCTTGTGATCGTGGTGATGTATCTGTTTTTGCAAAACTGGCGCGCCACATTTATTCCTGCGATCACTGTACCTGTCGTCCTGCTCGGTACGTTCGGCATTTTAAGTGTCCTGGGCTACAACATTAATACGCTGACTCTTTTTGCCATGGTGCTGGCGATTGGTCTGTTAGTCGATGACGCTATCGTGGTTGTCGAAAATGTTGAGCGAGTGATGGCCGAAGAAGATATGACGCCCAAGGAAGCGACATTGTATTCAATGAGGGAAATCACAAGTGCGCTGATGGGTATCGCGCTGGTGTTAGCTGCCGTTTTCATTCCAATGGCTTTTTTTGGCGGTTCCGTGGGTATTATTTACCGTCAGTTCACCATAACAATCGCGGCGGCAATGATGCTCTCCGCGCTGGTGGCATTAACATTGACGCCGACCCTTTGTGCTCATTTGCTGAAAAAAGAGCAGCCGAAGAAAGGGGCCTTTTTTATCTGTTTTAACCAAGGGGTGGAAAAGAGCCAGCAGAATTATTTAGCCACGCTGCGACGGATAGTTTCGCGCCCCCTACGTTCATGCATTATTGCGACGTTACTGGTGCTGTTTATGGTGTGGGAATATCAACGATTGCCGACAGGTTTTCTTCCTGATGAGGATCAGGGGGCGGTGATGATTCAGTTTGCGCTCCCTACCGGATCGCCACTGTCCATGACCCAACGCGTGGGTGATTCCATTACCGATTATTTTCTGACGCAAGAGAAAGATAATCTCAGCGTTATCTTTATGGTCACGGGGCGCAATAATGCGGGTAGCGGCCAAAATGTCGGAATGGCTTTTGCGGAATTAAAGCACTGGGACAGGCGAAGCGGGGAACAGAATAGTGCCAGAGCGATCATTTCCCGTGCGAACCAATACTTCAAAACGGTACCTCTGGCATCAATTAACGCGATGTCTCCACCGACGGTCCGCGGGCTTGGACAGTCCAGCGGATTTGAAATGTGGCTTCAGGATCAATCGGCCAGCGGCTATGAGGCGCTGTTGCAGGCGCAGCAGGCGCTTTTACGCAAGGCCAGTGCCAGTGAACATCTCACGGCGGTCAGAATTAACAGCCTGGAAGAAAAGGCACTGCTACAGGTTGAAATTGACCCACTGAAAGCCGGTGCGCAAGGCGTTGTTCACGCTGATATCAATGAAACGCTTTCCGCTGCTCTGGGGGGCGTTTATATCAATGATTTTATCGATCGTGGACGTGTTAAAAGGGTGTATATGCAGGGGGACGCCGAGTGGCGGGCAAACCCTGAGAATCTTGCCGCCTGGTTTGTGAAAGGCGCGAGTGGCAATATGGCCTCTATCGCGAGTTTCGCGTCATTCAGATGGACAACGGGTCCACAGATGCTGCAACGTTTTAACGGTTTGCCTGCGGTTCAATTTCAGGGGAATGCCGCAGCGGGCACCAGCTCCGGTCATGCGATGGACGTGATGGCAGAGAAGGTAGAGGAAATGCCTGGTCTGGGTTTGCAGTGGAGTGGTTTGTCGTATCAAGAAAAAGCGTCGTCCGCGCAGACGCTCTGGATGTACATGGCGTCACTCATCTTTATTTTTCTCTGTCTTGCCGCTTTGTATGAAAGCTGGTCAATTCCACTGGCTGTCATGTTGATAATACCACTGGGAATTCTGGGGGCGGTGACTGCCTCAATGCTCGTCGGATTCAATAACGATATTTATTTCCAGGTTGGCGTATTGACCACCATGGGATTGTCGGCAAAAAACGCGATTTTGATTGTCGAGTTTGCGCAGTCGCGTATCGCCGAAGGTCTTGATATAACACAAGCCGGATATGAGGGCGCAAGGCTACGCTTGCGTCCCATTATCATGACCTCACTGGCATTTGTGGCAGGCGTTATCCCTCTGGTACTCTCTACCGGGGCGGGCGCTGCCAGCCGAATAGAGATCGGTACCGCCGTCATTGGGGGAATGCTTTCAGGTACGGTATTAACGCTGCTTTTTGTGCCGCTGTTTTTCATCCTTATTCGACAAGGGTTACGGTATCTGAAGAAGTAA
- a CDS encoding anion transporter — protein MSLPFLRALKRDRFFHLLIVVGVGLSMWVPFTPKTWPGAIDWHTIITLSGLMMLTKGVELSGYFDVLGRKMTRRLATERRLSMFMVLAAALLSTFLTNDVALFIVVPLTITLKKLCAIPVNRLIIFEALAVNAGSLLTPIGNPQNILMWGRSGLSFVAFIGQMAPLAVAMMLTLLVLCWFCFPNKPLQYHTGTSQPEWLPRLVWGCLGLYIVFLTALELKLELIGLAIVALGFLLLARRVLLSVDWTLLLVFMAMFIDVHLLTQLPALQGVLSHVGTLSEPGLWLTAIGLSQAISNVPSTILLLNYVPPGVLLAWAVNVGGFGLLPGSLANLIALRMANDRRIWWRFHLYSVPMLIWAAVVGFVLLKF, from the coding sequence ATGAGCCTGCCTTTTTTACGGGCGCTGAAACGCGACCGTTTTTTTCATTTGTTGATTGTGGTGGGCGTCGGATTGAGTATGTGGGTCCCCTTTACGCCAAAGACCTGGCCCGGCGCGATTGACTGGCACACCATTATTACCCTTAGTGGTCTGATGATGCTGACTAAAGGTGTCGAGCTGAGCGGTTACTTTGATGTGCTGGGCCGTAAAATGACCCGGCGTCTTGCGACGGAGCGCCGTCTGTCGATGTTTATGGTGCTGGCCGCTGCGCTGCTTTCGACGTTCCTGACGAACGATGTTGCGCTCTTTATCGTCGTCCCGCTGACAATCACTCTGAAGAAGTTGTGTGCAATACCGGTTAACCGGCTGATTATCTTTGAAGCGCTGGCAGTGAATGCCGGGTCATTGCTGACGCCGATCGGGAATCCGCAAAATATCCTGATGTGGGGTCGTTCTGGTCTCTCCTTTGTTGCATTTATCGGTCAGATGGCGCCGCTGGCCGTTGCAATGATGTTGACGCTGCTGGTGCTCTGCTGGTTTTGCTTCCCCAATAAACCGCTGCAATACCATACCGGGACCAGCCAGCCAGAGTGGCTACCCCGCCTGGTGTGGGGCTGTCTGGGACTGTACATCGTTTTTCTGACGGCGCTGGAGCTTAAGCTGGAGTTGATTGGCCTGGCGATTGTGGCCCTCGGTTTCCTGTTGCTGGCACGCCGCGTGCTGTTGAGTGTTGACTGGACGCTGCTGCTGGTGTTTATGGCCATGTTTATTGATGTCCATTTGCTAACCCAACTGCCGGCGTTGCAGGGGGTGCTAAGTCATGTCGGTACGTTGTCTGAACCCGGACTGTGGCTGACGGCAATTGGCCTGTCGCAAGCGATCAGTAACGTTCCCAGCACTATCTTACTGCTGAACTATGTCCCTCCTGGCGTGCTGTTGGCCTGGGCGGTTAACGTGGGTGGATTCGGCCTGTTGCCGGGGTCGCTGGCGAATCTGATTGCCCTGCGGATGGCGAACGACCGGCGCATCTGGTGGCGCTTCCATCTCTATTCGGTACCCATGTTGATATGGGCTGCGGTTGTAGGATTTGTTCTGCTTAAATTTTAG
- the mntR gene encoding manganese-binding transcriptional regulator MntR → MSRRAGMPTTKKVTQLVNVEEHVEGFRQVREAHRRELIDDYVELISDLIIEVGEARQVDMAARLGVSQPTVAKMLKRLASVGLIEMIPWRGVFLTPEGEKLAQESRERHQIVENFLLVLGVSAEIARRDAEGMEHHVSQETLEAFRLFTQQHGNSIE, encoded by the coding sequence ATGAGTCGTCGCGCAGGTATGCCAACAACAAAAAAAGTGACGCAGTTAGTGAACGTAGAGGAACACGTTGAAGGGTTCCGTCAGGTGCGAGAAGCGCATCGCCGCGAATTGATCGACGACTACGTTGAGTTGATTTCTGACCTGATTATTGAAGTCGGTGAGGCGCGTCAGGTGGACATGGCGGCCCGGCTCGGGGTGTCCCAGCCGACGGTGGCTAAGATGCTCAAACGTCTGGCCTCAGTGGGATTGATCGAGATGATACCCTGGCGCGGTGTTTTCTTAACCCCGGAAGGAGAGAAGCTGGCGCAGGAAAGCCGTGAACGCCATCAAATTGTGGAAAACTTTCTGCTGGTGCTGGGCGTGAGCGCAGAGATTGCCCGTCGCGATGCCGAAGGGATGGAGCACCATGTCAGCCAGGAGACGCTGGAAGCCTTTCGTCTTTTTACGCAACAGCACGGAAACTCTATTGAATGA
- the mntS gene encoding manganase accumulation protein MntS, whose translation MNEFKRCMRVFSHSPFKVRLMLLSMLCDMINSKPEQDNPSDK comes from the coding sequence ATGAACGAGTTCAAGAGGTGTATGCGCGTGTTTAGTCACTCTCCCTTTAAAGTCCGGTTAATGCTGCTCTCGATGCTGTGCGATATGATCAACAGCAAACCTGAGCAGGATAACCCCTCAGATAAATAA
- a CDS encoding phosphoethanolamine transferase — protein sequence MNLTLKDSLLARSRALSPWTGFYVLQSLLINLALGYPLSLLYTVAFTCILHLLWRSAPKAQKILIGVCSLVAAFYFPFGQAYGSPNFNTLLALHSTNMEESTEILTIFPWYNYLMGVFIFALGVIAVRRKPSEEKKRWNKYDSLCLLFSVIAFFVTPVQNLAWGGVFKLKDTGYPVFRFAKDVIVNNNEVIDEQERMAKFASMKDTWTVTAVKPKYHTYVVVIGESARRDALGAFGGHWDNTPFASSVNGYLFADYVAASGSTQKSLGLTLNRVVDDKPQYQDNFVTLANRAGFQTWWFSNQGQIGEYDTAIASIAKRADEVHFLKNGDFEADKNTQDEALLKMTAQVLETERTQPQLIVLHLMGSHPQACDRTKGKYDTFVQSKETSCYLYTMTQTDDLLRKLYDQLRNSGGSFSLVYFSDHGLAFKERGKEVQYLAHDDQFQQNFQVPFMVLSSDDKAHKIVKARRSANDFLGFFSQWTGISAKEIKMKYRFISEQKAGPVYITNFKLQKVDYTHLGTDIFSTQSR from the coding sequence ATGAATTTAACCCTCAAAGACTCGCTTCTTGCTCGCAGCCGGGCCCTTAGTCCGTGGACGGGCTTTTATGTTTTGCAGTCCCTGCTGATCAACCTCGCGCTGGGCTATCCGCTAAGTCTGCTGTATACCGTTGCTTTTACCTGCATATTGCATTTGCTCTGGCGGAGCGCGCCAAAAGCGCAAAAGATTCTGATCGGCGTTTGCTCGCTTGTCGCTGCCTTTTACTTTCCTTTCGGTCAGGCCTACGGGTCGCCAAACTTTAATACGCTGCTGGCGCTGCACTCGACCAATATGGAAGAGTCCACGGAGATCCTGACGATTTTTCCCTGGTACAATTACCTGATGGGCGTATTTATCTTTGCCCTTGGCGTGATTGCCGTACGTCGCAAGCCCAGTGAAGAGAAAAAACGCTGGAATAAATATGACAGCCTGTGCCTGCTGTTCAGCGTCATCGCTTTTTTTGTTACTCCCGTGCAGAACCTGGCCTGGGGCGGTGTGTTTAAATTGAAGGATACCGGCTACCCGGTGTTTCGCTTCGCCAAAGACGTCATCGTCAATAACAATGAGGTGATTGACGAGCAGGAACGCATGGCGAAGTTCGCCAGCATGAAAGACACCTGGACCGTCACCGCCGTAAAACCGAAGTATCATACCTACGTGGTGGTGATCGGTGAAAGCGCTCGCCGTGATGCACTGGGGGCGTTTGGCGGCCACTGGGATAACACCCCATTTGCCAGCAGCGTCAACGGTTATCTGTTCGCCGATTACGTCGCAGCCAGCGGGTCTACGCAGAAATCGCTCGGGCTGACCCTCAACCGGGTCGTCGACGATAAGCCGCAGTATCAGGATAACTTCGTCACGCTGGCGAACCGCGCTGGTTTCCAGACCTGGTGGTTCTCGAATCAGGGACAAATCGGCGAATATGACACCGCTATCGCCAGCATCGCGAAGCGGGCTGATGAAGTGCATTTTCTGAAAAACGGCGACTTCGAAGCGGACAAAAACACCCAGGATGAGGCGCTGTTAAAAATGACCGCGCAAGTGCTGGAAACCGAACGTACCCAGCCGCAACTGATTGTACTGCACCTGATGGGTTCGCATCCGCAGGCTTGCGACCGCACAAAAGGGAAGTACGACACCTTCGTCCAGTCGAAAGAGACCTCCTGCTATCTCTATACCATGACCCAGACCGATGACCTGCTGCGAAAACTGTACGATCAGCTTCGCAACAGCGGCGGCAGTTTCTCGCTGGTGTACTTCTCCGATCACGGTCTCGCATTTAAAGAACGTGGGAAGGAAGTTCAATATCTGGCGCATGACGACCAGTTCCAGCAAAACTTCCAGGTTCCGTTTATGGTGCTCTCGAGTGATGATAAAGCGCATAAGATCGTCAAAGCGCGACGTTCCGCCAACGATTTCCTCGGTTTCTTCTCTCAGTGGACAGGGATCAGCGCGAAAGAGATTAAGATGAAGTATCGTTTTATCTCTGAACAGAAGGCCGGGCCGGTGTATATCACCAACTTCAAATTGCAGAAGGTAGATTACACCCATCTGGGAACCGACATTTTTAGCACTCAGTCGCGCTAA